From Mya arenaria isolate MELC-2E11 chromosome 12, ASM2691426v1, the proteins below share one genomic window:
- the LOC128211214 gene encoding uncharacterized protein LOC128211214 isoform X2: protein MKRANVHIESYHPEQQTQDVTRAENKTELPRVVLKDLPNAVDREDIEMLLCSKKRVGNIEVVDIDYNDEKSLAIVTLGNQESLETLLAKSPLTIFGENVHVVLHESMEQSKILVSKLPENVDYEDVEMFFENRRKFGDIKPLDIEFNDGDQSAILTYDTESSASFVVNRCPLKMRGRELLHRKLPIDKTMGSDEMIADNGIDKAQTQLLVEDIPEDVDKEIIQMFFESRRFKSCEVIDVDFDEKDRNAVVRFAKPEDAQMILESRPLCL, encoded by the exons ATGAAGCGTGCAAATGTGCATATAGAATCGTATCACCCCGAGCAACAAACACAAGATGTAACACGAGCTGAAAACAAAACGGAACTGCCAAGAGTTGTTCTGAAAGATTTGCCCAATGCTGTAGACCGAGAAGATATAGAAATGTTGTTATGTAGCAAGAAACGTGTTGGAAACATAGAAGTGGTTGACATTGACTATAATGACGAGAAATCCTTGGCTATCGTGACTCTTGGAAATCAGGAGT CACTTGAGACACTACTTGCAAAAAGTCCTTTGACAATTTTCGGGGAAAATGTTCATGTCGTATTACATGAGTCAATGGAACAGTCTAAGATTCTTGTCTCAAAACTACCTGAAAATGTCGATTACGAAGACGTCgaaatgttttttgaaaatagacgCAAATTTGGTGACATAAAACCGTTGGATATTGAGTTCAACGACGGAGATCAATCGGCTATTTTAACATATGATACAGAATCCA GTGCTTCTTTTGTTGTCAATCGGTGCCCATTAAAAATGCGTGGAAGAGAATTGCTACACAGAAAGCTGCCGATAGATAAAACAATGGGTTCAGACGAAATGATAGCTGATAATGGAATCGATAAAGCACAAACGCAACTTCTTGTAGAAGACATTCCTGAAGATGTTGACAAGGAAATTATTCAGATGTTCTTCGAATCAAGAAGATTCAAGTCCTGTGAGGTGATTGATGTTGATTTCGACGAGAAAGATAGAAATGCTGTCGTCCGATTTGCAAAACCAGAAg ATGCACAGATGATATTAGAATCGCGTCCACTTTGCCTGTGA
- the LOC128211212 gene encoding protein mono-ADP-ribosyltransferase PARP14-like isoform X1 has translation MKNCGKSLLVEAICFTEANMKKYEVVITNAPNLKCNHIMHVVAKESPQDWTQIIVKCLHLAKNAGLHSLAFPALGTGISAGVEAATAHVIVQAIKEFAADGCGRLTDVRFVVFQKELIDSFHSAVGEAQYFQGVAEGLPFSRRFRKFKADADAALFTLWALELKTIDSAIENLDICIEREVSTKVFRDSVISRMNDKQLKAIKQKADENNVEYTLSGGTIKIVGLIQNMINVTDDIYSSLRDAAKIEQDHNAAMILKDIIQWYWIEQTEMEDELKPYEMMLNYQIEQAFKAQEDKFTYTDNGEMVIVDFKNCSEYCQSKPDEKDIILRKDLIKEFSEEVPANWIPMKGNLLVYKLAPADKEYTDLSGTFNASSGGGYTIHSIEKVQNKSVWLQYEAKKKQLEGQNPAGTKKEQFLWHGTSEDIVDSVNAHGFNKGKNCGKNATAFGDGVYFAVNAKFSCQDAYSRPNTQGLKRVYYCAVLTGEFILGKSGMRVQPPKPNAGKNALYDSVVNNVAGPDVYIIFNETQAYPLYIITFKKQ, from the exons ATGAAGAATTGTGGAAAGTCACTCTTGGTTGAAGCAATATGTTTTACAGAGGCTAACATGAAGAAGTATGAGGTAGTGATAACAAATGCTCCAAATTTGAAGTGCAATCATATTATGCATGTGGTGGCCAAAGAGTCGCCGCAGGATTGGACGCAGATTATCGTAAAGTGCTTACATCTTGCCAAAAACGCGGGCTTGCACAGCTTGGCGTTTCCTGCCTTAGGAACCG GTATAAGTGCTGGCGTCGAAGCGGCAACTGCACACGTAATAGTTCAAGCGATTAAAGAATTTGCAGCGGATGGATGCGGCCGCTTGACAGACGTTAGATTTGTGGTTTTCCAAAAAGAGTTGATTGACAGTTTTCATAGTGCAGTTGGCGAAGCGCAATACTTTCAAG GAGTTGCCGAAGGATTGCCGTTCAGTCGTAGGTTTAGGAAGTTTAAAGCGGATGCGGACGCTGCACTTTTCACGTTGTGGGCCCTTGAACTAAAAACTATTGATTCAGCAATTGAAAATTTAGATATTTGCATTGAACGTGAAGTGTCTACGAAAGTCTTTAGAGACAGTGTTATTTCCCGGATGAATGATAAACAG CTGAAGGCAATCAAACAGAAGGCAGACGAAAACAATGTCGAATACACACTAAGTGGTGGAACTATCAAGATTGTTggtcttattcaaaatatgatCAATGTCACAGATGATATATACTC aTCTTTACGTGATGCTGCAAAAATAGAGCAAGATCATAATGCCGCTATGATACTTAAAGACATCATCCAGTGGTATTGGATAGAACAGACCGAAATGGAAGATGAACTGAAACCCTATGAAATGATGCTGAACTATCAGATAGAGCAGGCTTTCAAGGCACAAGAGGACAAGTTCACTTACAC TGACAATGGAGAAATGGTGATCGTTGACTTTAAGAATTGTTCCGAGTATTGTCAGTCCAAGCCTGATGAAAAAGATATTATTCTTCGAAAAGATCTAATCAAAG AATTCAGCGAAGAGGTCCCTGCCAACTGGATACCCATGAAGGGGAATTTACTGGTGTATAAGTTGGCCCCTGCTGACAAGGAGTACACTGATTTATCCGGGACATTCAACGCGTCCAGTGGTGGAGGCTACACTATTCACTCG ATCGAGAAAGTTCAAAATAAATCAGTATGGCTACAATATGAGGCGAAAAAGAAACAGCTCGAGGGCCAGAATCCTGCTGGAACGAAAAAAGAGCAATTCCTGTGGCACGGCACATCTGAAGACATCGTGGACAGTGTCAATGCACATGGTTTTAACAAGGGAAAGAACTGTGGAAAGAACG CTACGGCCTTTGGGGATGGCGTTTATTTTGCTGTAAATGCAAAATTTTCTTGTCAAGATGCGTATTCAAGACCGAATACCCAAGGACTAAAGAGAGTGTATTACTGCGCTGTTTTGACCGGTGaattcattttgggaaaatcTGGAATGCGCGTCCAGCCACCGAAACCTAACGCAGGAAAGAATGCCTTGTATGATTCCGTCGTAAATAATGTTGCTGGTCCCgatgtgtatataatatttaacgAAACACAGGCCTACCCTCTTTACATAATAACGTTTAAGAAACAGTAG
- the LOC128211212 gene encoding protein mono-ADP-ribosyltransferase PARP14-like isoform X2, with the protein MEETFPDFKVKINQGKNEIIIEGIYHDVNAVLLKMYQLKDNFCSQEFQFQKQVLLLYDISNKTVKEYIVKKMKNSRITAVWENTGGKLIVMSSNQQTLDTAAKVVRESVLSKTIPLSEATMSVLQTDNWEDKHRELNEKYRGKLLFDTTDLGKLVFETTDDIANEVEKALESFLTAHSILKDTIKVPHNVYKLMIRHHVSNIQQIAKSFHSEKVRIFLKDDGHAFEISGTKDVMEQVKTQVETLLRKVNKKQHQIRKPGLGEYMQTEKGRKMIRSVESAFPCVISKNDNSDDYDDMGSDTICVIASCTGYENRRLFAAVGDMTELNVEVIVNPSDDKIGFFGGLGKVLRMKGGLALERYCKDYIKNNGPLSDGEVFVSPALNMKAKQFFHVVGPAWEDGTDQEDEKLTEVVFKALKQASMKDLNSLAMPAISCGVYGFPVKKATCIIVAAVKNFFREEQDSSLTDIYLCDLKDGTVDAFTEALQKEWGAQNVNKHESQTPRWKPDESNHTN; encoded by the exons ATGGAAGAAACTTTTCCTgactttaaagtaaaaataaatcaagGAAAGAACGAAATTATTATCGAAGGTATATATCATGATGTAAATGCAgtgcttttaaaaatgtatcaactaaAAGACAACTTTTGCTCGCAAGAATTTCAGTTCCAGAAACAAGTTCTTTTACTGTACGACATAAGCAACAAAACAGTGAAGGAGTACAtcgtgaaaaaaatgaaaaacagtcGTATAACTGCAGTATGGGAAAACACGGGAGGCAAACTAATTGTGATGTCTTCAAATCAGCAAACACTAGATACAGCTGCCAAAGTTGTTCGAGAATCCGTGTTGAGTAAAACTATTCCATTATCCGAAGCAACTATGTCTGTATTACAGACTGACAATTGGGAGGACAAACACAGAGAGTTGAATGAAAAATATAGGGGAAAGCTTCTTTTCGACACAACCGATTTAGGCAAACTTGTTTTTGAGACTACAGATGATATTGCGAATGAAGTTGAAAAGGCTCTAGAATCATTTCTAACGGCCCATTCTATCTTGAAGGATACTATTAAAGTCCCACACAATGTGTATAAGTTGATGATACGCCATCATGTGAGTAATATTCAACAGATTGCAAAATCTTTTCATTCAGAAAAAGTccgaatatttttaaaagatgatGGCCATGCGTTTGAAATATCTGGTACAAAAGATGTAATGGAGCAAGTGAAGACTCAAGTTGAAACACTTTTGAGAAAAGTTAACAAGAAGCAGCATCAAATCAGAAAACCGGGTCTCGGAGAGTACATGCAAACtgaaaaaggaagaaaaatgaTAAGATCTGTTGAATCGGCGTTTCCATGTGTTATATCCAAGAATGACAACAGTGATGACTATGATGACATGGGAAGTGACACAATTTGTGTAATTGCAAGCTGCACTGGTTATGAAAATCGAAGATTGTTCGCTGCAGTTGGTGATATGACAGAATTAAACGTCGAGGTTATTGTTAACCCTTCTGATGACAAAATAGGTTTTTTTGGAGGACTAGGAAAAGTGTTAAGAATGAAAG GAGGACTAGCGCTTGAACGCTATTGCAAAgattacataaaaaacaacggCCCACTGAGTGATGGAGAGGTTTTTGTATCTCCGGCACTAAACATGAAAGCAAAGCAATTTTTTCATGTGGTGGGTCCGGCTTGGGAAGACGGTACTGACCAAGAGGATGAAAAGCTAACAGAGGTGGTGTTCAAAGCATTGAAACAGGCATCTATGAAAGACCTGAACTCACTTGCCATGCCTGCTATAAGTTGTGGTGTTTATGG atttCCTGTTAAAAAAGCGACATGCATTATTGTAGCGGCCGTTAAGAACTTTTTCCGGGAGGAACAAGATAGCTCTTTGACAGATATCTACCTATGTGATTTGAAGGATGGCACAGTTGATGCTTTTACTGAAGCCCTACAGAAGGAATGGGGTGCTCAAAACGTGAACAAACATGAAAGCCAAACACCACGTTGGAAACCTG ATGAGTCGAACCATACCAATTGA
- the LOC128211214 gene encoding uncharacterized protein LOC128211214 isoform X1, producing MFFENKKNFSDVKVHSVCIDRDDRTAIVKFRDKQASDVVLEKECIIMKRANVHIESYHPEQQTQDVTRAENKTELPRVVLKDLPNAVDREDIEMLLCSKKRVGNIEVVDIDYNDEKSLAIVTLGNQESLETLLAKSPLTIFGENVHVVLHESMEQSKILVSKLPENVDYEDVEMFFENRRKFGDIKPLDIEFNDGDQSAILTYDTESSASFVVNRCPLKMRGRELLHRKLPIDKTMGSDEMIADNGIDKAQTQLLVEDIPEDVDKEIIQMFFESRRFKSCEVIDVDFDEKDRNAVVRFAKPEDAQMILESRPLCL from the exons atgttttttgagAACAAGAAGAACTTTTCAGATGTAAAGGTTCACTCCGTTTGTATAGATAGGGATGATAGAACAGCTATAGTCAAGTTTAGGGACAAGCAAG CTTCCGATGTCGTTTTGGAAAAAGAATGTATCATCATGAAGCGTGCAAATGTGCATATAGAATCGTATCACCCCGAGCAACAAACACAAGATGTAACACGAGCTGAAAACAAAACGGAACTGCCAAGAGTTGTTCTGAAAGATTTGCCCAATGCTGTAGACCGAGAAGATATAGAAATGTTGTTATGTAGCAAGAAACGTGTTGGAAACATAGAAGTGGTTGACATTGACTATAATGACGAGAAATCCTTGGCTATCGTGACTCTTGGAAATCAGGAGT CACTTGAGACACTACTTGCAAAAAGTCCTTTGACAATTTTCGGGGAAAATGTTCATGTCGTATTACATGAGTCAATGGAACAGTCTAAGATTCTTGTCTCAAAACTACCTGAAAATGTCGATTACGAAGACGTCgaaatgttttttgaaaatagacgCAAATTTGGTGACATAAAACCGTTGGATATTGAGTTCAACGACGGAGATCAATCGGCTATTTTAACATATGATACAGAATCCA GTGCTTCTTTTGTTGTCAATCGGTGCCCATTAAAAATGCGTGGAAGAGAATTGCTACACAGAAAGCTGCCGATAGATAAAACAATGGGTTCAGACGAAATGATAGCTGATAATGGAATCGATAAAGCACAAACGCAACTTCTTGTAGAAGACATTCCTGAAGATGTTGACAAGGAAATTATTCAGATGTTCTTCGAATCAAGAAGATTCAAGTCCTGTGAGGTGATTGATGTTGATTTCGACGAGAAAGATAGAAATGCTGTCGTCCGATTTGCAAAACCAGAAg ATGCACAGATGATATTAGAATCGCGTCCACTTTGCCTGTGA
- the LOC128211212 gene encoding protein mono-ADP-ribosyltransferase PARP14-like isoform X3, which yields MLRRLLLKCISAGVEAATAHVIVQAIKEFAADGCGRLTDVRFVVFQKELIDSFHSAVGEAQYFQGVAEGLPFSRRFRKFKADADAALFTLWALELKTIDSAIENLDICIEREVSTKVFRDSVISRMNDKQLKAIKQKADENNVEYTLSGGTIKIVGLIQNMINVTDDIYSSLRDAAKIEQDHNAAMILKDIIQWYWIEQTEMEDELKPYEMMLNYQIEQAFKAQEDKFTYTDNGEMVIVDFKNCSEYCQSKPDEKDIILRKDLIKEFSEEVPANWIPMKGNLLVYKLAPADKEYTDLSGTFNASSGGGYTIHSIEKVQNKSVWLQYEAKKKQLEGQNPAGTKKEQFLWHGTSEDIVDSVNAHGFNKGKNCGKNATAFGDGVYFAVNAKFSCQDAYSRPNTQGLKRVYYCAVLTGEFILGKSGMRVQPPKPNAGKNALYDSVVNNVAGPDVYIIFNETQAYPLYIITFKKQ from the exons ATGCTACGTCGTCTTCTCTTAAAGT GTATAAGTGCTGGCGTCGAAGCGGCAACTGCACACGTAATAGTTCAAGCGATTAAAGAATTTGCAGCGGATGGATGCGGCCGCTTGACAGACGTTAGATTTGTGGTTTTCCAAAAAGAGTTGATTGACAGTTTTCATAGTGCAGTTGGCGAAGCGCAATACTTTCAAG GAGTTGCCGAAGGATTGCCGTTCAGTCGTAGGTTTAGGAAGTTTAAAGCGGATGCGGACGCTGCACTTTTCACGTTGTGGGCCCTTGAACTAAAAACTATTGATTCAGCAATTGAAAATTTAGATATTTGCATTGAACGTGAAGTGTCTACGAAAGTCTTTAGAGACAGTGTTATTTCCCGGATGAATGATAAACAG CTGAAGGCAATCAAACAGAAGGCAGACGAAAACAATGTCGAATACACACTAAGTGGTGGAACTATCAAGATTGTTggtcttattcaaaatatgatCAATGTCACAGATGATATATACTC aTCTTTACGTGATGCTGCAAAAATAGAGCAAGATCATAATGCCGCTATGATACTTAAAGACATCATCCAGTGGTATTGGATAGAACAGACCGAAATGGAAGATGAACTGAAACCCTATGAAATGATGCTGAACTATCAGATAGAGCAGGCTTTCAAGGCACAAGAGGACAAGTTCACTTACAC TGACAATGGAGAAATGGTGATCGTTGACTTTAAGAATTGTTCCGAGTATTGTCAGTCCAAGCCTGATGAAAAAGATATTATTCTTCGAAAAGATCTAATCAAAG AATTCAGCGAAGAGGTCCCTGCCAACTGGATACCCATGAAGGGGAATTTACTGGTGTATAAGTTGGCCCCTGCTGACAAGGAGTACACTGATTTATCCGGGACATTCAACGCGTCCAGTGGTGGAGGCTACACTATTCACTCG ATCGAGAAAGTTCAAAATAAATCAGTATGGCTACAATATGAGGCGAAAAAGAAACAGCTCGAGGGCCAGAATCCTGCTGGAACGAAAAAAGAGCAATTCCTGTGGCACGGCACATCTGAAGACATCGTGGACAGTGTCAATGCACATGGTTTTAACAAGGGAAAGAACTGTGGAAAGAACG CTACGGCCTTTGGGGATGGCGTTTATTTTGCTGTAAATGCAAAATTTTCTTGTCAAGATGCGTATTCAAGACCGAATACCCAAGGACTAAAGAGAGTGTATTACTGCGCTGTTTTGACCGGTGaattcattttgggaaaatcTGGAATGCGCGTCCAGCCACCGAAACCTAACGCAGGAAAGAATGCCTTGTATGATTCCGTCGTAAATAATGTTGCTGGTCCCgatgtgtatataatatttaacgAAACACAGGCCTACCCTCTTTACATAATAACGTTTAAGAAACAGTAG